Proteins from a genomic interval of Brucella intermedia LMG 3301:
- a CDS encoding cupin domain-containing protein: MLKNVINLGIAPSCAADLEAAFQALTLNGQSTEPFGVGRAVLSGEGKGTKSLFPSIVMVREGSLSLVDSNGFEIVLAKGEAASLPASSFAWKAQAADCVILTIHQGTAPVSFTKLDLDHPMVPGGAPNAALLTTPAPTTHRHEFQSDDPLSWGIWATTPYARHPINYSFSELMMLRKGDVTLSNPDEGSVSFAAGDIFLIRPGAIAAWSNPTDLQKFWIIHEPD; the protein is encoded by the coding sequence TTGTTGAAAAACGTAATCAATCTGGGAATTGCGCCCTCTTGCGCCGCGGATTTGGAAGCAGCTTTCCAAGCCCTCACTTTGAATGGACAGTCTACTGAACCCTTCGGCGTCGGACGCGCTGTTCTTTCAGGAGAAGGAAAGGGGACGAAAAGCCTGTTCCCCTCTATTGTAATGGTTCGTGAGGGCTCTTTATCGCTCGTGGACAGTAACGGTTTCGAAATCGTGCTGGCCAAGGGTGAGGCCGCGAGCCTACCCGCGTCCAGTTTTGCATGGAAGGCACAGGCGGCCGATTGCGTAATCCTCACGATTCATCAGGGGACCGCGCCAGTGTCGTTCACCAAACTCGACCTTGACCATCCCATGGTTCCCGGTGGCGCGCCCAATGCAGCGCTGCTTACCACGCCCGCTCCGACGACTCATCGTCACGAATTCCAGAGTGACGATCCACTTTCCTGGGGCATTTGGGCGACTACGCCTTACGCCCGCCATCCCATCAACTATTCCTTCTCTGAACTGATGATGCTGCGCAAGGGCGACGTTACCTTATCCAACCCAGACGAGGGGAGCGTGTCTTTTGCGGCAGGGGACATTTTCCTTATTCGCCCCGGCGCTATCGCCGCGTGGAGCAATCCTACGGATCTGCAGAAGTTTTGGATCATCCACGAGCCAGATTAG
- a CDS encoding NAD(P)/FAD-dependent oxidoreductase, whose translation MASSPESFSRSLWWNAAGEAKPNHPKLNGVHDADVVIIGGGFTGLSSALFLAERGKTVVVLEARHVGFGASGRNGGQVIPGLKHDPEDLIATYGLEHGKRMIDLVGGAADLVFSLVREHAILCSPVRAGWIQAAHSQLATAAVHKRARQWQAQGVEVEILDREQIARLSGTERYFGGWRDPRAGALQPLDYARGLARAASARGVQIFEDSSVTSLTHENGDWVARTARGAIRAREALVATNAYTDKLVPNLAQSILPVQSMLIATEPLSEKQRGEIMPGGVVLSETRKIAFYMRQSVDGRFLIGGRGAVGMNEKKALMEALKAGMVRLFPQLDGIGIDYHWSGHVALTMDGLPHLHNPAPGLHAMLGYNGRGVAMATAFGKMYAEYIAEGRPMVYPTTQIPRLSWHSIRKPVMDVGIRWYWVKDSLGFASK comes from the coding sequence ATGGCAAGCAGTCCTGAGAGCTTCTCGCGCTCGCTCTGGTGGAACGCGGCTGGCGAAGCAAAGCCGAACCATCCCAAACTGAACGGCGTACACGATGCGGACGTCGTTATTATCGGCGGCGGCTTTACGGGTCTTTCAAGCGCATTGTTCCTTGCCGAGCGTGGCAAGACGGTCGTGGTCCTTGAAGCGCGTCATGTCGGCTTCGGTGCATCTGGACGTAATGGCGGACAGGTGATCCCCGGCTTGAAGCACGATCCGGAAGATCTTATTGCGACCTATGGGCTCGAACATGGCAAGCGCATGATCGACCTTGTAGGGGGCGCAGCCGATCTTGTCTTTAGCCTTGTGCGCGAACACGCTATCCTATGCTCGCCCGTTCGCGCCGGATGGATTCAGGCCGCCCATTCTCAGCTTGCAACCGCTGCCGTTCACAAGCGTGCCCGACAATGGCAGGCGCAAGGCGTCGAAGTCGAGATATTGGACCGCGAACAGATTGCCAGACTTTCCGGCACGGAGCGCTATTTCGGTGGATGGCGTGATCCACGCGCCGGCGCCTTGCAACCGCTGGATTATGCCCGAGGGCTGGCGCGGGCCGCTTCGGCACGCGGCGTTCAGATTTTTGAAGATTCGTCCGTCACGTCTCTCACGCACGAAAACGGCGATTGGGTGGCACGGACGGCGCGTGGAGCAATTCGCGCGAGAGAGGCCCTCGTCGCAACCAACGCCTACACCGACAAACTCGTGCCGAATCTCGCCCAAAGCATTCTTCCTGTGCAAAGCATGCTGATCGCGACAGAGCCCCTTTCAGAAAAGCAACGCGGGGAAATCATGCCGGGGGGTGTGGTACTTTCCGAAACGCGCAAGATTGCTTTTTATATGCGTCAATCAGTAGACGGGCGTTTTCTCATTGGCGGACGCGGCGCCGTGGGAATGAACGAAAAGAAGGCACTCATGGAAGCGCTGAAGGCCGGAATGGTTAGGCTGTTTCCGCAACTGGATGGCATTGGCATCGACTATCACTGGTCCGGTCATGTGGCGCTAACGATGGATGGCCTGCCTCATCTTCACAATCCCGCTCCAGGTTTGCACGCAATGCTTGGCTATAACGGCCGAGGCGTAGCGATGGCGACCGCTTTTGGCAAGATGTATGCCGAATACATCGCCGAAGGCCGCCCCATGGTTTATCCCACCACGCAGATACCGCGCCTTTCCTGGCACTCGATCCGCAAACCCGTCATGGATGTTGGCATCCGCTGGTATTGGGTCAAGGACAGTCTTGGATTCGCATCGAAATAA
- a CDS encoding cupin domain-containing protein — MPKVNKAEISRIAPISEPTPNDAGDIGARIRTRRQALGLTLGYLSEVSGLSTGALSQIERGLVSPTVRTLYTIADVLSMSPAQLIDPQGFAAAARANPYVLRASEQPEVLNGGGVIKHRASPELIETMKSFAVRIVPGGSSGEECYTHSGEELGYVISGSFTLQIEDAQYLLSAGDGFALPSTTRHRFFNNSEAEAFVLWVNKPE; from the coding sequence ATGCCAAAAGTGAACAAGGCAGAGATATCGCGGATCGCCCCTATCAGCGAACCCACACCGAACGATGCGGGGGATATCGGAGCACGTATCCGTACGCGCAGGCAGGCACTGGGCCTCACTCTTGGCTATCTGTCGGAAGTGTCAGGCCTATCGACAGGGGCGCTGTCCCAGATCGAACGCGGTCTGGTGTCGCCAACGGTTCGCACCCTTTATACTATTGCCGATGTGCTCTCCATGAGTCCGGCGCAGCTCATTGACCCGCAGGGGTTCGCAGCTGCAGCTCGCGCCAATCCCTACGTATTGCGGGCAAGCGAACAGCCCGAAGTGTTGAACGGTGGCGGTGTCATCAAGCACCGCGCTTCGCCAGAACTCATTGAAACCATGAAGTCCTTCGCGGTGCGGATCGTTCCGGGAGGGAGTTCCGGTGAGGAGTGCTATACCCATTCCGGCGAGGAGCTAGGGTATGTCATTTCGGGCAGTTTCACGTTGCAGATTGAAGATGCTCAATATCTGCTTTCAGCAGGTGACGGATTTGCCTTGCCTTCAACGACCCGCCACAGATTCTTCAATAATAGTGAAGCGGAAGCTTTCGTTCTCTGGGTGAACAAACCCGAGTGA
- a CDS encoding NAD(P)/FAD-dependent oxidoreductase produces the protein MAHKDTPYWWEAAPPRSVGQRAIEPDCDVAIVGAGYAGLCAALYLARAGRKVQVFEREQLGFGASSRNGGFTSGNIRPDDKTLIRKFGMERAAKIASEGHEARRFMIDFLANEGVDADFKLVGRFSGAMTRAEYDAMARSAEAIQRATGVESYAVPLSEVHRHIATDLYAGGSVRMDIGGLHPAKFHAELVRLVVAEGVLIHSECRVEGINQGADRKTVVTARGRARARDALVCTNGYTDHSDRWLRQRLVPLRSRIIATEDLGEERVSALVPGLKMLTDTRAMTYYFRPSPDGRRILFGGRDVTSRGDPDSATQRNYTEMCKVFPQLEGVGISHSWFGYVAMNRDMVPRIFQRGAVHYATGFCGSGVVWAPWLGFKVAQKILGVPNSESSFDFRAPQFVPTWRGKAWFMPLVFADLERKDRKLEATASNERALRNSASFQGERN, from the coding sequence ATGGCTCACAAGGATACGCCCTACTGGTGGGAGGCCGCCCCGCCGCGAAGCGTCGGACAACGTGCCATCGAGCCGGACTGCGATGTGGCCATCGTTGGCGCCGGTTATGCGGGCCTTTGCGCTGCACTTTATCTGGCGAGAGCCGGGCGCAAGGTTCAGGTTTTCGAGCGGGAACAACTTGGCTTTGGTGCTTCCAGTCGTAACGGCGGGTTTACCAGTGGCAATATTCGTCCCGATGACAAGACGCTGATCCGCAAATTCGGTATGGAACGGGCGGCAAAGATTGCTTCTGAAGGCCATGAAGCGCGTCGCTTCATGATCGATTTTCTGGCCAATGAAGGCGTTGACGCGGATTTCAAGCTTGTGGGTCGATTCAGCGGTGCGATGACGCGCGCAGAATATGATGCCATGGCGCGAAGCGCTGAAGCTATCCAGCGAGCAACCGGTGTCGAATCCTACGCGGTTCCTCTTAGCGAGGTCCACCGGCATATCGCGACTGACCTCTATGCGGGCGGCAGTGTTCGTATGGATATTGGTGGCCTGCATCCCGCAAAGTTTCATGCAGAACTGGTACGGCTGGTCGTTGCTGAGGGAGTATTGATCCACAGCGAATGTCGCGTGGAAGGCATCAACCAAGGAGCTGATAGGAAAACGGTAGTAACCGCACGCGGTCGTGCCCGGGCGCGCGATGCCCTTGTTTGCACGAACGGATATACCGATCATTCGGACCGCTGGCTGCGTCAGCGACTGGTGCCATTGCGTTCCCGAATAATCGCAACCGAGGATCTGGGCGAGGAACGTGTAAGCGCGTTGGTGCCAGGATTGAAAATGCTCACCGACACCCGGGCGATGACCTACTATTTCCGCCCGTCGCCGGATGGGCGACGCATCTTGTTTGGTGGTCGGGATGTTACGAGCCGCGGCGATCCGGATAGCGCTACGCAACGTAACTATACGGAAATGTGCAAGGTTTTTCCGCAACTGGAAGGTGTCGGTATTTCGCATAGCTGGTTCGGCTATGTAGCCATGAACAGGGACATGGTTCCGCGAATTTTTCAGCGCGGGGCAGTGCATTATGCAACAGGATTCTGTGGCTCCGGTGTTGTCTGGGCACCATGGCTCGGCTTCAAGGTCGCGCAGAAAATACTGGGGGTGCCGAACAGCGAAAGCAGTTTCGATTTTCGCGCGCCGCAGTTTGTGCCGACCTGGCGCGGAAAAGCCTGGTTCATGCCGCTGGTTTTTGCCGACCTTGAACGAAAGGATCGCAAGTTGGAAGCAACAGCATCCAATGAACGGGCGTTGAGAAACAGTGCCAGCTTCCAGGGTGAACGCAATTGA
- a CDS encoding ABC transporter substrate-binding protein, protein MRLKKIFGLAATAIIMWGAMPALAQEAVKVGSSPTGLPFTFVNTETKAMDGVLIDVVKAIEPDIGIKAEFEAVQFSALVPSLTANKIDMIASAMFITEERAKIVDFSDPVYGYGEGVFVPVSDDTAYKTYADLKGKTVGVQVGTTFVDLFRKSGLFSDVKVYKGIPDIIADVNAGRIDAGFGDGPMAAYYLSQGRYPKVKMVESYEASAGGEFGLALRKGDERMPKINAAIARIKSDGTLQKILAKYGLK, encoded by the coding sequence ATGCGTCTCAAGAAAATTTTTGGTTTGGCAGCTACGGCGATCATCATGTGGGGCGCAATGCCTGCCTTGGCTCAGGAAGCGGTCAAAGTAGGTTCGTCTCCCACCGGTTTGCCGTTTACCTTTGTGAACACGGAAACCAAGGCCATGGATGGCGTGTTGATCGATGTGGTCAAGGCCATCGAACCCGATATCGGTATCAAGGCGGAATTCGAGGCCGTACAGTTTTCGGCGCTCGTGCCGTCGCTCACCGCGAACAAGATCGATATGATTGCTTCGGCAATGTTCATCACTGAAGAGCGCGCAAAAATCGTGGACTTTTCCGATCCGGTCTATGGCTATGGTGAAGGCGTTTTCGTGCCGGTTTCCGATGATACGGCCTACAAGACCTATGCGGATCTCAAGGGTAAGACCGTCGGCGTACAGGTGGGAACCACCTTCGTTGATCTGTTCAGGAAGAGCGGCCTGTTCAGTGATGTCAAGGTCTACAAAGGCATTCCCGATATCATTGCTGACGTGAATGCCGGGCGCATCGATGCCGGCTTCGGGGATGGACCAATGGCTGCCTACTACCTCTCGCAGGGCCGCTACCCCAAGGTGAAGATGGTCGAGAGCTATGAAGCGTCGGCCGGGGGCGAGTTCGGTCTGGCCCTCCGCAAAGGCGACGAACGTATGCCCAAAATCAATGCAGCCATCGCCCGCATCAAGTCGGACGGCACGCTTCAGAAAATTCTTGCCAAATACGGACTGAAATAA
- a CDS encoding amino acid ABC transporter permease, with amino-acid sequence MQNFLMDIREFFPILLEGVKYTLLVTLGSLVLSTLLGLVWALMRVSGIGWLSAVAGAIVNVIRGIPILVQLFYIYFVLPEFGIALSALQAGIIGLGIAYSAYQAENFRAGIEAIDHGQTEAAQSIGMGWFMTMRRVILPQAVRVILPPYGNIMVMLLKDSSQASAITVAELTLQGQLLAASTFKNMSVYTLVAMFYLCLSLPLMMAVGRLEKLFGKRNGH; translated from the coding sequence ATGCAAAACTTCCTTATGGACATCCGCGAGTTCTTCCCGATCTTGCTGGAAGGCGTGAAATATACACTCCTCGTGACGCTGGGCTCACTTGTCCTTTCGACCCTTCTGGGGCTTGTCTGGGCGCTGATGCGGGTGTCGGGAATCGGCTGGCTGTCGGCTGTTGCCGGAGCTATCGTCAATGTGATCCGTGGCATTCCTATCCTGGTGCAGCTCTTCTATATCTACTTCGTTCTACCGGAATTCGGCATTGCGCTTTCCGCTCTTCAGGCCGGTATCATAGGCCTCGGAATTGCCTATTCGGCCTACCAGGCAGAGAATTTCCGTGCCGGCATCGAGGCCATCGATCACGGGCAGACAGAAGCCGCGCAATCCATCGGTATGGGCTGGTTCATGACGATGCGCCGCGTGATCCTGCCGCAAGCCGTTCGAGTGATCCTGCCGCCCTATGGCAACATAATGGTCATGCTCTTGAAGGACAGTTCGCAGGCGTCTGCCATCACGGTTGCCGAACTGACCCTGCAAGGCCAGCTGCTCGCTGCTTCGACCTTCAAGAATATGAGCGTCTATACGCTGGTTGCCATGTTCTATCTCTGCCTGAGCTTGCCGCTGATGATGGCTGTCGGGCGTCTTGAAAAGCTCTTTGGTAAAAGAAACGGACATTGA
- a CDS encoding amino acid ABC transporter ATP-binding protein, with translation MIEIKNVTKSYGPLQVLKGISADVQKGEVVCLIGPSGSGKSTMLRCLNGLETYQGGDILIEGQRVDAQDRSIRDLRTRMAMVFQRFNLFPHRTALENVVEGPVYVKGENPSEARKYGQHLLQRVGLGDRADHYPGQLSGGQMQRVAIARALAMRPQAILFDEPTSALDPELVGDVLDVMRSLADEGLTMLVVTHEMGFARDVADRVLFLDGGVIVEQGKAKEVLGAPQHPRTQDFLRRVLNH, from the coding sequence ATGATTGAAATAAAGAACGTCACAAAATCCTATGGTCCGCTTCAGGTCCTCAAAGGCATCAGCGCTGACGTGCAGAAGGGTGAAGTCGTTTGTCTGATTGGCCCTTCTGGGTCGGGAAAGTCGACGATGCTGCGCTGCCTGAACGGGCTCGAAACCTATCAGGGTGGCGACATTTTGATCGAAGGTCAGCGGGTTGACGCGCAGGATCGATCGATCCGCGATCTCCGCACGCGGATGGCGATGGTTTTCCAGCGGTTCAACCTGTTTCCACATCGCACGGCCCTCGAAAATGTCGTTGAAGGACCGGTTTACGTCAAAGGCGAAAACCCAAGTGAAGCTCGTAAATACGGCCAACACCTGCTTCAGCGCGTAGGTCTAGGAGACCGGGCCGACCATTACCCGGGCCAGCTTTCCGGCGGTCAGATGCAGCGTGTTGCGATTGCCCGTGCCTTAGCAATGCGCCCGCAGGCGATCCTGTTCGATGAGCCGACGTCAGCGCTCGATCCTGAACTGGTGGGCGATGTGCTCGATGTCATGCGCAGCCTTGCTGACGAGGGGCTCACCATGTTGGTCGTAACGCACGAAATGGGCTTCGCCCGCGACGTGGCTGATCGGGTACTTTTCCTTGATGGCGGCGTCATCGTGGAACAGGGCAAGGCAAAGGAAGTGCTCGGCGCGCCACAGCATCCGCGTACGCAGGACTTCCTGCGCCGCGTTCTTAATCATTGA
- a CDS encoding 2-hydroxyacid dehydrogenase, producing the protein MAFYCSLDPARAGVIRGVFARELPEVEFLSGELDADASARVRHLLCWQVPDRLQDRFPALEIIFSSGAGVEQFLQAEIPAHIRIVRMTEPGLARMMQEYVTLAVLALFRQLPAYLEHSRREIWQTLPQPSARCRRVGVMGLGYLGQAALSALKPFGFPLSGWSRSEKNVEGVRCFSGAEGFRTFVAQTDILVCLLPLTAETEGLINAQFLACLPTGASVVLVGRGPQTDYDALLAALDSGQLSSAFIDVTAPEPLPSGHPLWSHPKVIVTPHIACMTDSQGAADVLVENLKRLHRDEALIGEIDRRRGY; encoded by the coding sequence ATGGCTTTCTATTGTTCCCTCGATCCGGCCCGCGCCGGAGTAATCCGCGGGGTATTTGCGCGCGAATTGCCGGAAGTGGAGTTCCTCTCAGGGGAGTTGGATGCCGATGCTTCGGCAAGGGTGCGTCATTTGCTATGCTGGCAGGTTCCTGACAGGCTGCAGGATCGGTTCCCTGCGCTTGAGATTATTTTCTCAAGCGGGGCGGGTGTAGAGCAATTTCTCCAGGCGGAGATCCCTGCTCATATCCGCATCGTCCGCATGACCGAGCCGGGTCTTGCCCGTATGATGCAGGAATACGTGACACTCGCCGTGCTGGCTCTATTCCGACAATTGCCCGCTTATCTGGAACACAGTCGTAGGGAGATCTGGCAGACGTTGCCCCAGCCAAGCGCCCGCTGCCGTCGGGTAGGTGTAATGGGGCTTGGATATCTGGGGCAGGCTGCGTTGTCGGCCCTCAAGCCTTTCGGCTTCCCTCTGTCCGGCTGGAGCCGAAGCGAGAAGAATGTCGAGGGCGTACGTTGTTTCTCCGGGGCAGAAGGGTTTAGGACATTCGTTGCGCAAACAGACATTCTGGTCTGTCTGCTACCGCTCACGGCAGAGACGGAAGGCTTGATCAATGCCCAATTTTTGGCCTGCTTGCCCACAGGGGCAAGCGTAGTTCTGGTCGGTCGCGGGCCGCAGACGGATTACGACGCGCTTCTTGCAGCGCTCGATAGCGGCCAGCTTTCCTCCGCCTTCATTGATGTAACAGCACCGGAACCGCTCCCCTCCGGACATCCACTCTGGTCTCATCCAAAGGTGATCGTTACCCCGCATATCGCTTGCATGACTGACAGCCAAGGCGCGGCAGACGTACTGGTTGAAAACCTCAAGCGGCTGCATAGAGACGAAGCGCTTATTGGAGAGATCGACCGCAGGCGAGGATATTGA
- the proP gene encoding glycine betaine/L-proline transporter ProP, whose amino-acid sequence MASPDTVPSEPAASGSLAIGDVTIIDNAKLKKAITAAALGNAMEWFDFGVYGFVAYALGQVFFPDASPGLQMIAALGTFSVPFLVRPLGGVFFGVMGDRFGRQKVLSLTIVIMAVSTLCIGLIPSYAQIGIWAPILLLLCKLAQGFSVGGEYTGAAIYVAEYAPDRRRGFLGSWLDFGSIAGFVLGAGVVVLISTILGEERLLEWGWRLPFFLAAPLGLVGLYLRRAAEETPAFQEQLEKMEQEDRDAVQNPPRISIRVILRKFWHAFVVCIGIVLVTNVTYYMLLTYMPSYLSHNLNYSEDHGVLIIIVVMIGMLFVQPVVGFASDRLGRRPFIMAGSIGLFVMALPAFRLIISGNIGFIFLGLLLLAVLLNFLTGVMASTLPAMFPTRIRYSALASAFNVSIIVAGLTPTLAAWLVESTDNLMMPAYYLMAVAVVGFVTALIMKETANRPLRGDTPNASSHAEAKELLQDAYDHIEQRVEDIDAEIKAVRAQLAELEARRRDLVNQHPELE is encoded by the coding sequence ATGGCCAGTCCCGACACTGTACCTTCCGAGCCAGCCGCGAGCGGCTCGCTCGCGATCGGCGACGTGACAATCATCGATAATGCCAAGCTGAAAAAAGCCATCACGGCGGCCGCGCTCGGGAACGCCATGGAATGGTTCGATTTCGGTGTCTATGGCTTCGTGGCCTATGCGCTCGGACAGGTCTTTTTTCCCGACGCTTCGCCCGGCCTTCAGATGATTGCTGCGCTCGGCACGTTCTCGGTGCCCTTCCTGGTGCGTCCGTTGGGTGGAGTGTTTTTCGGCGTGATGGGCGACCGATTTGGTCGTCAGAAAGTGCTGTCGCTTACCATCGTTATCATGGCCGTCAGCACGCTTTGCATTGGACTCATTCCGTCTTACGCGCAGATCGGGATCTGGGCGCCGATTCTGCTTTTATTGTGCAAGCTGGCGCAGGGTTTTTCAGTCGGCGGCGAATATACCGGTGCCGCCATTTATGTCGCTGAATATGCGCCCGACCGTCGACGGGGGTTTTTGGGAAGCTGGCTTGATTTCGGCTCCATAGCGGGCTTTGTGCTTGGCGCGGGGGTGGTGGTGCTGATTTCGACTATTCTCGGCGAAGAACGTCTTCTGGAATGGGGCTGGCGCCTTCCATTTTTCCTTGCGGCCCCGCTTGGCTTAGTGGGGCTTTATCTGCGCCGCGCGGCGGAGGAAACGCCGGCGTTCCAAGAACAGCTGGAAAAGATGGAGCAGGAGGACAGAGATGCAGTCCAGAATCCACCGCGTATCTCCATCCGGGTCATTCTGCGCAAATTTTGGCACGCGTTCGTCGTGTGCATTGGCATCGTGCTGGTAACCAATGTCACCTATTACATGCTGCTTACATATATGCCGAGCTATCTGTCCCACAACCTGAATTATTCCGAGGACCACGGCGTGCTCATCATCATTGTGGTGATGATCGGTATGTTGTTCGTGCAGCCGGTCGTGGGTTTTGCGAGCGACCGCTTGGGACGTAGGCCGTTCATCATGGCGGGCAGCATCGGGCTGTTCGTTATGGCATTGCCCGCCTTCAGGCTCATCATCAGCGGCAATATCGGTTTCATTTTCCTGGGTCTGCTGCTTCTGGCGGTGCTGCTTAATTTCCTTACCGGTGTGATGGCATCCACCCTGCCGGCCATGTTTCCGACACGCATCCGCTACAGCGCTCTTGCAAGTGCTTTCAACGTATCGATCATCGTGGCGGGCCTTACTCCCACGCTTGCCGCCTGGCTGGTCGAAAGCACCGACAACCTGATGATGCCGGCCTACTATCTGATGGCCGTGGCTGTGGTGGGGTTTGTAACGGCACTCATCATGAAGGAAACAGCTAACCGCCCGCTGCGTGGCGATACGCCCAACGCTTCCAGCCATGCGGAGGCGAAGGAACTGCTGCAGGACGCTTATGACCATATCGAGCAACGCGTCGAGGATATCGACGCCGAGATCAAAGCGGTCCGTGCCCAGCTCGCGGAGCTGGAGGCGCGGCGCCGCGACCTGGTGAACCAGCATCCTGAACTGGAGTAA
- a CDS encoding P1 family peptidase — MGVLVQSNFGKRRTDTRLLLYQLKRLARPVPIGIGRVGGFGGNGSGDIFIAFSTANEGASAARRMRQPKSFPTTRGTR; from the coding sequence GTGGGCGTTCTTGTGCAGAGCAATTTCGGCAAGCGGCGGACCGATACCCGGCTCCTGCTTTATCAATTGAAGCGTCTTGCGCGGCCCGTGCCGATCGGTATCGGCCGCGTGGGTGGCTTTGGTGGCAATGGCAGCGGCGATATCTTCATTGCCTTTTCCACCGCCAACGAAGGGGCTTCAGCCGCGAGAAGAATGCGACAGCCAAAGTCGTTTCCAACGACGAGAGGGACCCGTTGA
- a CDS encoding peptide chain release factor-like protein: protein MILWLTRYLLVFKSPVRPQHKRQHWFISVSRIARPAINDIVIQPNDVRFETLRAGGPGGQHQNTSDSAVRVVHIPTGIQLIARNERSQHRNKATALERLEMVLKHLQEDEIENAEAVRHHENRNIERGNEVKTFRF from the coding sequence ATGATCTTATGGCTGACTCGCTATCTGTTGGTTTTCAAAAGCCCAGTTCGACCGCAGCATAAGCGGCAGCACTGGTTTATTTCGGTGAGCAGGATCGCGCGGCCAGCAATTAATGACATTGTCATTCAGCCAAATGATGTTCGCTTCGAAACTTTGCGTGCTGGTGGTCCAGGCGGTCAGCACCAGAACACAAGCGACAGTGCCGTACGTGTTGTTCATATTCCAACGGGCATCCAACTGATCGCGCGCAATGAGCGATCTCAGCATAGAAACAAGGCAACGGCGCTGGAACGTCTGGAAATGGTCCTGAAACATCTGCAGGAAGACGAAATTGAAAATGCAGAGGCTGTCCGTCATCACGAAAACCGAAATATCGAGCGCGGAAACGAAGTGAAGACATTTCGTTTCTGA
- a CDS encoding TetR/AcrR family transcriptional regulator, whose product MAESRRNNRTDSTGNVVILETAAQCFMEQGFATTSIDDVARRMGSTKGRIYHYYSSKTDLFFDVHREGMDRLFKAVEPVMTMNSSGLHRLEEMLMAHALAMMTNVAFEAVVVQGVHMHKLAATTPDQRRTLNELISIRRRFEGLFKQAIRDGIEDGSIRQVDISIAAKAVLGAINWLSIWYQPRSAETENDKITLAKEIVGIQINGLRLSN is encoded by the coding sequence ATGGCTGAAAGCCGCCGTAATAACCGAACGGACAGTACCGGGAATGTCGTAATCCTGGAAACCGCCGCTCAGTGCTTCATGGAGCAAGGCTTCGCCACAACAAGCATTGATGATGTGGCGCGCAGGATGGGTTCGACCAAAGGGCGCATTTATCACTACTACTCGTCGAAGACGGATTTGTTTTTCGACGTGCATCGCGAAGGTATGGATCGGCTGTTCAAGGCTGTCGAACCGGTCATGACGATGAACAGCTCGGGCCTGCACCGACTTGAGGAGATGCTCATGGCGCATGCGCTCGCCATGATGACCAACGTCGCTTTCGAAGCCGTCGTGGTGCAAGGCGTCCATATGCACAAGCTAGCAGCAACCACGCCAGATCAGCGCCGCACACTGAACGAACTTATTTCCATCCGGCGCCGTTTCGAAGGTTTATTCAAGCAGGCTATTCGCGATGGAATAGAGGACGGCAGCATTCGGCAAGTTGATATATCAATAGCTGCCAAGGCGGTGCTCGGCGCGATCAACTGGTTGTCCATTTGGTATCAACCGAGAAGCGCAGAAACCGAAAACGACAAAATCACCTTAGCTAAGGAGATCGTGGGAATTCAGATAAATGGGCTTCGTTTATCCAACTAA
- a CDS encoding MaoC family dehydratase, whose amino-acid sequence METSPNSVACARPADAQSQPLYSDWIKIDQQLVDRFADVIDDHQFIHTDPARAAAESIFGGTIAHGFLLLGLLTKLSRQVLPEVASGTIEVNYGFDKVRFLSPVKVGASIRGVFSSKSVQPKGNGQLQSLAATIEIKDETKPALAADWLILTVG is encoded by the coding sequence TTGGAAACTAGCCCTAATTCTGTTGCGTGTGCACGCCCAGCAGACGCACAAAGCCAGCCCCTTTATTCGGACTGGATCAAGATCGATCAGCAGCTTGTGGATCGGTTTGCAGATGTGATTGACGATCATCAATTCATTCATACCGACCCGGCACGCGCAGCGGCGGAAAGTATTTTCGGCGGAACTATCGCCCACGGTTTTCTCCTGCTTGGTCTGTTGACCAAGCTCAGTCGCCAGGTATTGCCGGAGGTTGCAAGTGGCACGATTGAAGTCAACTATGGTTTCGACAAGGTTCGCTTCCTTTCACCAGTAAAGGTGGGAGCTTCCATTCGAGGTGTGTTCAGCTCCAAATCGGTTCAACCAAAGGGTAATGGTCAGCTCCAGTCCCTTGCAGCGACTATTGAAATCAAAGACGAAACCAAGCCAGCACTCGCCGCTGACTGGCTCATACTGACAGTAGGTTGA